The following proteins are co-located in the Palaemon carinicauda isolate YSFRI2023 chromosome 3, ASM3689809v2, whole genome shotgun sequence genome:
- the LOC137637047 gene encoding uncharacterized protein produces the protein MFSLRLYIYFINWQVPDPPGPLIEKLVDAHGLFLLQVVRCRMTACTAVLHQPCGHAVCRSHADCGIQMDDIVVWHPDNCLICYDLISTLASDSSSQAVKTSARATLKLWVGGFARNVKARKPYVLSEDYCRLIYPNAKSSAAVPRQVAAPIIADIAETVELNLVQDTDIPDDPDPIEDNVTALTLDIEPMVFDEPDTGKVVSEAGGSGAKTSLLSPSFSSTSNNSSFLGFEGNHESSPRSLSVPAKVKSQKRPLVRTRQNPTLPGSSKPKKAPLPGAPSDSTSTAPMSQDPGVQSSPLITTTNLDPEALTNMLSRVVTEQISSILSAVTRRLDTLESGLPQQQQFLIPDASKLPPFTKNNPWKMALHCPFTDGMLTIEGFGTRPIEDFEFFPPGLQFPFPGLRKRLLSD, from the exons atgtttagtctaaggctatacatttattttattaactggcaggtcccggaccctccgggaccccttatagagaaactagtagatgctcatggactattccttttacaggtggtccgttgccggatgacagcctgcacggccgtccttcaccagccttgcggacatgctgtctgtcggtcccacgcggactgtgggatccagatggacgatattgtggtatggcaccctgacaactgccttatctgttatgaccttatctccaccctcgcttcagattcg agttcccaggcggttaaaacttcagcaagagccactttgaaattgtgggtaggcggcttcgcccgtaacgtaaaggccaggaagccctacgtcctctcagaagattattgtagacttatctacccgaacgcaaaatcttcggcagcagtgcctaggcaagtggcggctcctataattgctgacattgcggaaaccgtagaactcaatctcgtccaggatacagacatccctgacgacccggaccccattgaagacaatgttacggctctgaccttagacatagagcccatggtttttgacgaaccagacacaggtaaggttgtaagtgaggcaggtgggtctggcgctaagacctctcttcttagcccctctttttcttcaacttctaataattcttcctttcttggttttgaagggaaccacgaatcctccccgagatcgctctcggttcctgccaaggtcaaatctcagaaaagacctttagtgaggactcgtcagaatcctacactacctggatcatcgaagcccaagaaggctcccctccccggagctcctagtgactcgactagcactgcccctatgtctcaggacccgggagtgcagtcatcccccttaattaccacaaccaacctcgacccggaggccctcacaaatatgttgtcgagggtcgttacagagcagattagttctatactttctgccgtcaccagaagactagataccctagaaagtggactgcctcaacaacagcagttcctcatcccggacgcctcaaaacttccacccttcacgaagaacaacccgtggaaaatggcgctccactgtcctttcacggacggaatgttgaccatcgagggttttgggaccaggcccattgaagattttgagttcttccctcccggtcttcaatttcctttccccggcttacggaagaggctcttgtccgactag